One window of Candidatus Omnitrophota bacterium genomic DNA carries:
- the gltA gene encoding NADPH-dependent glutamate synthase encodes MKKIPVKAKEVPASERAANFREVVSGYGEEEALLEAARCLQCKKPLCIAGCPVGIDIKTFIRHITLKDYRSAYSTIREKNNFPSICGRVCPAEYQCRLACVLTKKGLPFASPEAINIHFLERFAGDYGMKETALASPAKDAKLSKFKVAVVGSGPAGLSCAGELARHGVRVTVFEGLHRPGGVLRYGIPPFRLPREILDFEIESLKSMGVEIADNFIVGRVRTIEELFGEGFSAVFLGLGAGIPSFMGIPGENLCNIYSANEFLTRVNLMSAYRFPEFHTPVNIGKHVVVIGGGNTAMDAVRAALRLQRMNGLTPDASIFYRRTETEMPARRLEIEHAKEEGVKFRFLVKPEKFTGDEKGLVTGIICKECRLGEPDSSGRPRPVPVEGSDFEADCDMAIIAIGLKANEILTKVTPQIKTDKYGDVVVDPETMETSIKGVYAGGDIVGGEGTVIEAMGMAKSASRAIIEYLKKK; translated from the coding sequence ATGAAGAAGATACCCGTAAAGGCAAAGGAAGTCCCCGCCTCCGAGCGCGCCGCAAACTTCCGCGAGGTCGTCTCGGGATACGGCGAAGAAGAGGCGCTCCTGGAAGCGGCGCGTTGCCTCCAGTGCAAGAAGCCGCTCTGCATAGCAGGATGCCCCGTAGGTATAGACATAAAGACGTTCATTCGCCATATAACGCTCAAGGATTACAGGAGCGCGTATTCCACCATAAGGGAGAAGAATAACTTCCCGTCCATATGCGGCAGGGTCTGCCCGGCCGAATACCAGTGCCGTCTGGCCTGCGTCCTGACGAAGAAGGGCCTCCCGTTCGCGTCTCCCGAAGCGATAAACATACATTTTCTTGAAAGGTTCGCCGGCGATTACGGCATGAAGGAGACGGCGCTCGCCTCTCCCGCAAAAGACGCGAAGCTCTCGAAATTCAAAGTCGCGGTCGTAGGATCGGGTCCGGCAGGGCTCTCGTGCGCGGGCGAGCTGGCCAGGCACGGGGTGCGCGTCACCGTCTTCGAGGGTCTCCACAGGCCCGGCGGAGTCCTGAGATACGGCATACCGCCGTTCCGTCTCCCGAGGGAGATCCTCGACTTTGAGATAGAGTCCCTGAAGAGCATGGGGGTGGAGATAGCGGACAATTTCATCGTAGGGAGGGTCAGGACGATCGAGGAGCTGTTCGGGGAAGGTTTCTCGGCGGTATTCCTCGGCCTCGGCGCGGGGATACCCTCTTTTATGGGGATACCCGGAGAGAACCTCTGTAATATATATTCCGCCAACGAGTTCCTGACGAGGGTGAACCTCATGTCTGCCTACAGGTTCCCGGAGTTCCACACGCCGGTCAATATAGGTAAGCACGTCGTGGTTATAGGCGGGGGCAATACGGCGATGGATGCGGTAAGGGCGGCCCTGCGGCTGCAGCGGATGAACGGCCTGACCCCGGACGCGAGCATATTCTACAGGCGTACCGAGACGGAGATGCCCGCAAGGCGCCTCGAGATAGAGCACGCCAAAGAGGAGGGGGTCAAGTTCAGGTTCCTGGTCAAGCCGGAAAAGTTCACCGGCGATGAAAAGGGTCTTGTCACCGGGATAATATGCAAGGAATGCCGCCTGGGCGAGCCGGACTCATCCGGCAGGCCGCGCCCGGTCCCGGTAGAAGGGAGCGATTTTGAGGCCGATTGCGATATGGCCATAATAGCCATAGGTCTCAAGGCGAACGAGATACTTACGAAGGTGACGCCGCAGATCAAGACGGACAAGTACGGCGATGTCGTTGTCGACCCGGAGACGATGGAGACATCGATAAAGGGCGTCTATGCGGGCGGTGATATAGTGGGCGGCGAAGGCACGGTGATCGAGGCTATGGGGATGGCGAAGTCGGCATCCCGCGCGATCATAGAATATCTTAAGAAGAAATAA
- a CDS encoding TrpB-like pyridoxal phosphate-dependent enzyme has translation MDRTKILLEERDMPQCWYNILADLPVPLPPPLHPGTKDPVGPQDLAPIFPMGLIEQEVSSERFIRIPDEIVDIYRLWRPTPLFRARRLEAAIDTPARIYYKYEGTSPVGSHKLNTSIAQAYYNKKEGVKRLTTETGAGQWGMALALACNFFGLGCTVYMVKVSFTQKPYRKSAMNLWGAKVIASPSNLTDAGRGVLKAHPDTPGSLGIAISEAIEEAVKSGGEAKYALGSVLNHVLLHQTVIGEEAKKQFALVGDYPDTVIGCVGGGSNFAGIAFPFIADKISGKKTKFIAVEPSACPTLTKGKYVYDFGDVARMTPLLKMYTLGHDFIPAGIHAGGLRYHGMSPIISLLFKERIIDAVSYNQIPVFDAALTFAKAEGIVPAPESAHAIKCVIDEAAKAKHAGEEKVILFNLSGHGYLDMAAYDNYLAGKLEDFEYSQKEVDTALKNLPG, from the coding sequence CCGGGGACCAAAGATCCGGTGGGACCGCAGGACCTGGCCCCCATATTCCCGATGGGCCTGATAGAGCAGGAGGTCTCTTCGGAGCGCTTCATAAGGATACCGGACGAGATCGTCGATATATACCGGCTCTGGAGGCCTACGCCGCTCTTCAGGGCGCGCCGTCTCGAGGCGGCCATAGATACGCCCGCCAGGATATACTATAAATACGAAGGCACCTCCCCGGTAGGCAGCCACAAGCTGAATACGTCTATCGCCCAGGCCTACTATAATAAGAAGGAAGGCGTGAAACGGCTCACCACCGAGACGGGCGCCGGCCAGTGGGGGATGGCGCTCGCCCTGGCATGCAATTTCTTCGGCCTGGGCTGCACCGTCTACATGGTGAAGGTCAGTTTTACGCAGAAACCTTACAGGAAGTCCGCGATGAACCTCTGGGGCGCCAAGGTCATAGCGAGCCCCAGTAACCTCACCGATGCCGGAAGGGGTGTATTGAAGGCCCACCCGGATACGCCGGGGAGCTTGGGCATAGCCATAAGCGAGGCCATAGAGGAGGCGGTCAAGTCGGGCGGAGAAGCGAAATACGCGCTCGGCAGCGTCCTGAACCACGTACTACTGCACCAGACGGTCATAGGCGAGGAGGCGAAGAAACAGTTCGCCCTCGTAGGCGACTATCCGGACACCGTCATAGGCTGCGTCGGCGGAGGCAGTAACTTTGCCGGCATAGCGTTCCCTTTTATAGCCGATAAGATCAGCGGCAAAAAGACAAAATTCATCGCGGTAGAGCCGTCCGCGTGCCCTACGCTCACCAAGGGGAAGTATGTCTACGATTTCGGCGATGTCGCCAGGATGACGCCGCTCCTCAAGATGTATACATTGGGCCATGATTTCATACCGGCGGGCATACACGCGGGGGGCCTCAGGTACCACGGCATGTCCCCCATAATAAGCCTCTTATTCAAAGAGCGGATCATCGATGCCGTTTCGTACAATCAGATACCGGTATTCGACGCAGCGCTCACCTTTGCCAAGGCGGAGGGTATAGTCCCGGCCCCCGAATCCGCGCACGCCATAAAGTGCGTCATAGACGAGGCCGCGAAGGCAAAACATGCCGGCGAGGAGAAGGTGATACTCTTCAACCTGAGCGGCCACGGGTATCTCGATATGGCCGCTTATGATAATTACCTTGCCGGGAAGCTCGAGGATTTCGAATATTCACAGAAAGAGGTGGATACGGCGCTCAAGAACCTTCCCGGGTGA
- the gdhA gene encoding NADP-specific glutamate dehydrogenase: MSAKRVEEFMTKVIQKNPGETEFHQAVREVVESVMPYIEKNMKYAKHKVLERMVEPERVIMFRVPWFDDKGEVQINRGYRIQMNSALGPYKGGIRLHPSVNLGILKFLAFEQVFKNSLTTLPMGGAKGGSDFDPKGKSDNEVMRFCQSFMNELFRHIGPDTDVPAGDIGTGGREIGFLFGQYKKLRNEFTGVLTGKALAWGGSLIRPEATGYGCVYFTQEMMKTRGQSLKGKICAISGSGNVAQYTVEKLIHFGAVCVTLSDSDGYIYDPDGINEQKLAFVMELKNERRGRIKEYADKYNCKFFPGKRPWEVKCDMAFPSATQNEISEADAKKLVKNGCICIGEGANMPSTPEAIEVFQKAKILYAPGKASNAGGVATSGLEMSQNSQRFAWSREEVDEKLQRIMVSIHESCVKYGKQGDYIDYVKGANIAGFIKVAHAMVDQGLV, encoded by the coding sequence ATGTCGGCGAAGAGAGTGGAAGAGTTCATGACAAAGGTCATACAGAAGAACCCCGGCGAGACCGAGTTCCACCAGGCGGTGCGTGAGGTGGTGGAATCTGTAATGCCGTACATCGAAAAGAACATGAAGTATGCCAAACATAAGGTGCTCGAGCGCATGGTGGAGCCGGAGCGGGTGATAATGTTCCGCGTTCCCTGGTTCGATGACAAGGGAGAGGTGCAGATAAACAGGGGTTACCGCATACAGATGAACAGCGCCCTCGGGCCGTATAAAGGCGGGATCCGTCTCCACCCGAGCGTCAACCTCGGCATACTGAAGTTCCTGGCGTTCGAGCAGGTGTTCAAGAACAGCCTCACGACGCTTCCGATGGGCGGCGCCAAGGGCGGTTCCGACTTCGACCCGAAGGGAAAATCGGACAACGAGGTGATGAGGTTCTGCCAGAGTTTCATGAACGAACTTTTCAGGCACATAGGCCCGGATACGGACGTCCCGGCAGGCGACATAGGCACCGGCGGCCGCGAGATAGGTTTCCTCTTCGGCCAGTACAAGAAGCTGCGCAATGAGTTCACGGGCGTACTCACCGGGAAGGCCCTGGCATGGGGCGGGAGCCTCATAAGGCCGGAGGCGACCGGTTACGGCTGTGTCTACTTCACCCAGGAGATGATGAAGACGAGGGGCCAGTCGCTCAAAGGGAAGATCTGCGCCATATCCGGGTCCGGCAACGTCGCTCAGTACACAGTAGAGAAACTGATACATTTCGGCGCCGTATGCGTCACGCTCTCTGATTCCGACGGATACATCTATGACCCGGACGGCATAAATGAACAGAAGCTCGCCTTCGTCATGGAGCTGAAGAACGAGAGGCGCGGCCGCATAAAGGAATACGCGGATAAGTACAACTGCAAGTTCTTCCCGGGCAAGCGGCCGTGGGAAGTGAAGTGCGATATGGCCTTCCCGTCCGCGACGCAGAACGAGATAAGCGAAGCCGACGCAAAGAAACTGGTGAAGAACGGCTGCATATGCATAGGGGAGGGCGCCAACATGCCTTCCACGCCCGAGGCGATCGAGGTATTCCAGAAGGCGAAGATACTGTACGCGCCGGGCAAGGCGTCAAACGCGGGCGGCGTGGCGACGAGCGGCCTCGAGATGTCCCAGAACAGCCAGCGCTTCGCGTGGTCGAGGGAAGAGGTCGACGAGAAGCTCCAGAGGATAATGGTAAGCATACACGAATCGTGCGTGAAGTACGGGAAACAGGGCGATTACATCGATTACGTAAAAGGCGCCAATATCGCCGGGTTCATCAAGGTGGCCCACGCGATGGTGGACCAGGGTCTGGTGTAA
- a CDS encoding sulfide/dihydroorotate dehydrogenase-like FAD/NAD-binding protein, which produces MKITEKEVLSTDGQVRVVRMSISSPDIARRARPGQFVVLMVSDKGERIPLTIVESDSREGTVTIIFQEAGLSTRLLGKMEKGETLYALVGPLGHATGIMDHGKVIIIGGGVGAAEIYPVVKAFEAAGCHVATILGARTKGLLILEKELKRHSKEFYVTTDDGTAGRKGFTTDVLKELLAKGGYDLIYAVGPIPMMRKVAVTAAGSGVKTIVSLNALMVDATGMCGCCRVTVGGRTQFSCVDGPEFDAALVDWDELAKRNAVYCDKEKHICKLNNL; this is translated from the coding sequence ATGAAGATAACGGAGAAGGAAGTCCTGAGCACGGACGGCCAGGTCCGCGTCGTAAGGATGTCCATATCCTCGCCGGACATAGCGCGCCGGGCGCGGCCCGGGCAGTTCGTCGTGCTGATGGTCTCGGACAAGGGGGAGAGGATACCGCTCACCATAGTCGAGAGCGACAGCCGGGAGGGCACCGTCACCATAATATTCCAGGAGGCGGGGCTCAGCACGCGGCTCCTGGGAAAGATGGAGAAGGGGGAGACCCTCTATGCCCTGGTCGGACCCCTCGGCCACGCGACCGGGATCATGGACCACGGCAAGGTCATAATCATCGGCGGAGGCGTCGGCGCGGCGGAGATATACCCTGTGGTAAAGGCGTTCGAAGCCGCAGGCTGCCATGTCGCTACCATACTGGGGGCGAGGACCAAAGGGCTCCTGATACTCGAGAAGGAACTTAAGAGACATTCCAAAGAATTTTATGTTACCACAGACGACGGCACAGCAGGCAGGAAGGGATTTACGACAGACGTCCTTAAAGAGCTCCTGGCAAAAGGCGGCTATGATCTCATATACGCGGTAGGCCCTATCCCCATGATGAGGAAGGTCGCCGTGACCGCGGCCGGTTCCGGGGTTAAGACGATCGTGTCGCTGAATGCCCTGATGGTCGATGCCACCGGCATGTGCGGTTGCTGCAGGGTCACCGTAGGAGGCCGTACGCAATTCAGCTGCGTCGACGGCCCGGAATTCGACGCCGCTCTGGTCGACTGGGATGAGCTGGCCAAGAGGAACGCCGTATACTGCGACAAAGAGAAACACATCTGTAAACTCAATAACCTATGA